One region of Triticum aestivum cultivar Chinese Spring chromosome 6B, IWGSC CS RefSeq v2.1, whole genome shotgun sequence genomic DNA includes:
- the LOC123134341 gene encoding putative glycine-rich cell wall structural protein 1, whose translation MESGGKQWQAQLAGLALAFLLFAPALVQCAGAEADGEKDGLPSPGKTVPPVPPGWTGDSGSAQGSIPDGSTWKYEWGWAAGPVGKGSGFGYGYGGSGDAGGGGQGGGSGVGSGRTFGPRDRGYGGYPGGYGGNGAGGYNGEGAFGGEDGGAGWNKRGGFRGGGWR comes from the coding sequence ATGGAGAGCGGCGGTAAGCAATGGCAAGCGCAGCTGGCGGGGCTCGCGCTCGCGTTCCTCCTCTTTGCGCCTGCGTTGGTGCAGTGCGCGGGCGCCGAGGCCGACGGCGAGAAGGACGGGCTGCCGTCGCCGGGGAAGACTGTGCCGCCGGTTCCGCCTGGGTGGACCGGCGACTCGGGGTCCGCCCAGGGGTCCATCCCTGACGGTTCCACCTGGAAGTACGAGTGGGGATGGGCTGCCGGGCCTGTTGGAAAGGGCTCCGGTTTCGGATACGGTTACGGTGGCAGCGGTGATGCAGGCGGCGGGGGCCAAGGTGGTGGCAGTGGCGTAGGAAGCGGAAGAACGTTTGGTCCACGCGATCGCGGATACGGTGGATATCCCGGTGGCTATGGTGGCAACGGTGCTGGTGGTTATAATGGGGAAGGAGCGTTTGGCGGCGAAGATGGTGGCGCTGGCTGGAACAAGCGCGGTGGATTCCGCGGTGGAGGGTGGCGTTAA